Proteins from a genomic interval of Choristoneura fumiferana chromosome 12, NRCan_CFum_1, whole genome shotgun sequence:
- the ND-B18 gene encoding NADH dehydrogenase (ubiquinone) B18 subunit → MGQIMGSLNARDVGLIMDDKPTFDPQAGFEFERKQRVMPVSQEALISAKIPPKFRDFCADHLLEYQICRYNKMPMLYKCAHEKHNYLNCEHQDYVLRMKEFERERRLRKREQRLVGAA, encoded by the exons ATGGGTCAAATAATGGGTTCTTTAAATGCGCGCGATGTAGGCCTCATAATGGATGATAAGCCAACATTTGACCCGCAAGCTGGATTTGAGTTTGAACGAAAACAACGAG TGATGCCAGTAAGCCAAGAAGCCCTTATCTCAGCAAAAATCCCGCCTAAATTTCGCGACTTTTGTGCTGATCATTTATTAGAGTACCAAATATGCAGATACAACAAGATGCCAATGTTGTACAAGTGTGCCCATGAAAAACATAACTACCTGAACTGTGAACACCAAGA TTACGTTCTACGCATGAAGGAATTCGAACGCGAGCGTCGCCTCAGAAAACGCGAGCAACGACTTGTGGGTGCTGCATAA